From a region of the Narcine bancroftii isolate sNarBan1 chromosome 5, sNarBan1.hap1, whole genome shotgun sequence genome:
- the b4galt3 gene encoding beta-1,4-galactosyltransferase 3 encodes MEEGKHALTSQRNGCASGRVDVETHRRKDTRLGLGAISIAEDRRQRRRGPLGNDSLPQDGFLRPMGTLCHGMLRCLDRQCTFRLLLVSQLLFLLYYSFGGIRNVASLLWRSSQPAWDYSRTQDVYTNLSLIQQPISETHQLLYCSQYPPHLVGPLSISFNRTPSLVEIQDRNHLVKPGGFYTPPNCQSRHQTAVIVPHRHREPHLRHFLYYIHPFLQRQQLQYGIYVIHQAGNETFNRAKLLNVGVKEAMKDEDWDCLFLHDVDLIPENDHNMYTCDPAHPRHVSIAINKFGYQLPYKTYFGGVSAVTPDQYLRMNGFPNEYWGWGGEDDDIATRLQLAGMTISRPSLALGRYKMIKHPSDQGNEQNPRRFDLLFRTRRSWSQDGMNSLVYTTIARQHLPLFTNVTVDIGPAPNRTPGTHAPGPRGGASQGVGVGGS; translated from the exons atggaggaggggaagcacgCGCTGACGTCACAGAGGAACGGGTGTGCCAGCGGACGCGTCGACGTGGAGACGCACCGCCGCAAAGACACCCGCCTGGGCCTGGGCGCCATCAGCATCGCCGAGGACCGGCGCCAGCGGCGCCGG GGTCCTTTGGGTAACGATTCCCTCCCCCAGGACGGGTTCTTGAGGCCTATGGGCACCCTGTGCCACGGGATGCTGCGGTGCCTGGACCGACAGTGCACCTTCCGCCTACTGCTGGTCTCACAGCTCCTATTCCTGCTCTACTACTCGTTTGGAGGAATCCGCAACGTGGCTTCGCTGCTGTGGCGCAGTTCCCAGCCTGCCTGGGACTACTCCAGGACGCAGGATGTCTATACCAACCTCAGTCTGATCCAACAACCCATCTCCGAGACCCACCAGCTCCTCTACTGTTCCCAGTATCCTCCTCACTTAG tggGACCTTTATCCATCTCCTTTAACCGGACGCCCTCGCTGGTTGAGATCCAAGATCGGAACCACCTTGTCAAACCTGGGGGATTCTACACGCCGCCAAACTGCCAGTCACGTCACCAGACAGCAGTGATTGTGCCTCACCGTCACCGGGAGCCGCATCTCCGCCACTTCCTCTACTACATCCACCCTTTCCTCCAGCGGCAGCAGCTGCAGTACGGGATCTACGTTATCCACCAG GCTGGCAATGAGACGTTTAACCGCGCCAAGCTGCTGAATGTGGGGGTGAAGGAGGCGATGAAGGACGAGGACTGGGACTGCCTATTCCTGCATGACGTGGACCTCATCCCTGAGAACGACCACAACATGTACACGTGTGACCCCGCACACCCACGGCACGTCTCCATCGCCATCAACAAGTTTGGCTACCA ACTGCCATACAAGACATATTTTGGGGGTGTCTCTGCCGTCACTCCAGACCAGTACCTCCGAATGAATGGGTTCCCCAACGAGTACTGGGGTTGGGGCGGTGAAGATGACGACATCGCCACCAG GCTCCAGCTGGCAGGGATGACTATCTCCCGCCCTTCCCTGGCTTTAGGGCGCTACAAGATGATCAAACACCCCTCGGaccagggaaatgagcagaacCCACGGAG GTTTGACTTGCTGTTCCGCACTCGCCGCTCCTGGTCCCAAGATGGGATGAACTCTCTGGTGTATACCACCATTGCTCGCCAGCACCTCCCCCTGTTCACTAACGTGACTGTGGATATTGGGCCTGCCCCCAACCGGACTCCAGGAACACATGCTCCTGGACCCCGTGGGGGGGCTTCGCAGGGGGTGGGAGTTGGGGGGTCGTGA